The following coding sequences are from one Leptospira mayottensis 200901116 window:
- a CDS encoding IS256 family transposase has protein sequence MSKPKNRAEELLDELIKDKSPEDLLGNEGLLKQLTKSLIERAMQGEMTHHLGYEKNSSLGNNTGNSRNGKSNKKLKGDFGTIDLEIPRDRNGSFEPQIIQKGQTRFTGFDDKIISMYSRGMTTREITQHLQEIYQVEVSADLISEVTDSVLETVIEWQNRPLDKVYPILIMDALVVKVRDGHHVQNKSFYLALGINLQGTKEILGIWVERTEGAKFWLQILTDLKNRGVEDILIACVDGLKGFPDTIISVFPNAQVQLCIVHMVRNSLKWVSYKQKKELMIDLKAIYKSPSAEIAKKSLDDFSTKWDSQYPMISKSWRNNWESVIPFLAYPPNIRKAIYTTNAIESMNMGLRKIIKNRGSFPTDEAAIKLLYLALNNMSKKWTMPIQDWGKAMNQFSIIFGDRLKFDSF, from the coding sequence ATGAGCAAACCCAAAAATCGAGCTGAAGAGCTACTCGATGAATTAATCAAAGATAAGAGTCCTGAAGATCTACTGGGAAATGAAGGCCTCTTAAAGCAACTAACGAAATCACTGATAGAGCGAGCGATGCAAGGTGAGATGACGCATCACCTTGGATATGAGAAGAATTCCTCGTTGGGCAATAACACAGGAAATTCTCGGAATGGCAAAAGTAACAAAAAGCTCAAAGGAGATTTTGGAACAATCGATTTGGAAATACCTCGAGACAGAAACGGCAGTTTCGAACCGCAGATCATTCAAAAAGGACAGACACGCTTTACCGGCTTCGACGATAAGATCATTTCGATGTATTCACGCGGAATGACCACACGAGAAATTACCCAACATCTCCAAGAAATCTATCAAGTGGAAGTCTCAGCGGATCTGATCTCAGAAGTCACCGATTCGGTACTGGAAACGGTGATCGAGTGGCAGAATCGCCCCTTGGATAAAGTATATCCAATTCTCATCATGGACGCGTTAGTCGTAAAGGTGAGAGACGGCCACCACGTTCAAAACAAATCCTTCTATTTGGCTTTAGGAATCAATCTACAGGGCACAAAAGAGATACTTGGGATTTGGGTGGAGCGCACCGAAGGAGCGAAGTTCTGGCTTCAGATCTTAACCGATTTAAAGAATCGCGGAGTTGAAGATATCTTAATCGCCTGTGTTGACGGGTTAAAAGGATTTCCGGATACGATCATATCAGTTTTTCCTAATGCACAAGTTCAACTTTGTATCGTTCATATGGTAAGGAATTCTTTGAAATGGGTTTCTTACAAACAGAAGAAAGAGTTGATGATTGATTTAAAGGCTATCTACAAATCTCCGTCGGCAGAGATTGCTAAGAAAAGCCTTGATGATTTTTCAACCAAATGGGACAGTCAATATCCGATGATCAGCAAGTCCTGGAGAAACAATTGGGAATCGGTGATTCCTTTTTTGGCCTATCCACCTAACATTCGTAAGGCGATTTACACCACAAACGCTATCGAATCTATGAATATGGGGCTAAGAAAAATTATCAAGAATCGGGGTTCGTTTCCTACCGATGAAGCGGCTATCAAGCTTCTTTATTTAGCTTTGAATAATATGTCTAAAAAATGGACCATGCCTATTCAAGATTGGGGAAAAGCAATGAATCAATTTTCGATTATTTTCGGCGATCGGTTGAAGTTCGATTCGTTTTAA